In one window of uncultured Acetobacteroides sp. DNA:
- a CDS encoding DUF4924 family protein: MKLSSQKRKENVAEYILFMWQLTDLLRSIQFDEGRIRELLIDPLGLPEAEAVAELQWYRDYCQIIREEGKEQRGFPSITLYLIGELHDFHQRLLKEPGEDTYRMLTFNATPALVSFREKVPQPLANDMEYCFYALYSKLLLGMQKQEISQQTAESFAEIAKMVGYLAKKFGQFERGEFSFKED, from the coding sequence ATGAAGCTATCATCGCAAAAGCGCAAGGAGAATGTGGCGGAGTACATCCTCTTCATGTGGCAGCTCACCGACCTGCTCCGCTCGATTCAATTCGACGAGGGTCGCATCCGCGAGCTGCTGATTGATCCCCTAGGCCTGCCCGAAGCGGAGGCCGTGGCCGAGCTGCAGTGGTACCGCGACTACTGCCAGATTATCCGCGAGGAGGGCAAGGAGCAGCGCGGGTTTCCGTCCATCACCCTTTACCTTATCGGCGAGCTGCACGACTTCCACCAGCGCCTGCTAAAGGAGCCCGGCGAGGATACCTACCGCATGCTGACCTTTAACGCCACACCGGCCCTTGTCTCCTTCAGGGAGAAGGTGCCCCAGCCGCTGGCCAACGACATGGAGTACTGCTTCTACGCGCTCTACTCCAAGCTGCTCTTGGGCATGCAGAAGCAGGAGATCTCGCAGCAAACGGCCGAATCGTTTGCCGAAATCGCCAAAATGGTGGGCTACCTGGCCAAAAAGTTTGGCCAGTTCGAAAGAGGGGAGTTCTCGTTTAAGGAAGATTAG
- a CDS encoding DUF6089 family protein: MKHSRCLNIFVTIISFVLSFQARGQEVHEVGLQGGASTYLGDFNHINILKSPSFYGGAFYRRLLSDYSCIRISAGAGTLSGSSKNRDGFLPSIPPDIEFHQLYFNLDVKYEVNFIPFNPLKAKDDFFSPYLFVGMGCYFYDGTFVPAIPFGAGVKLAASPRLTMGVELQFSKTFYDKLDGYANLTSSKSVFINNDWFVFYGLVVSYRLKLGQKTCPAYL; this comes from the coding sequence ATGAAGCATAGCCGATGTTTAAATATCTTCGTAACCATTATATCTTTTGTTCTCTCGTTTCAGGCACGTGGGCAAGAAGTTCATGAAGTTGGATTGCAAGGTGGGGCAAGCACGTACCTTGGCGATTTTAATCATATCAATATTTTAAAATCCCCCTCATTTTATGGGGGAGCCTTTTATCGTCGGTTGCTTAGCGACTACAGCTGCATTCGCATTTCTGCCGGAGCAGGTACCCTTTCTGGAAGTTCAAAAAATCGTGATGGTTTTCTTCCAAGTATTCCTCCTGATATCGAATTCCACCAATTATACTTCAATCTCGATGTAAAATATGAGGTAAACTTCATTCCTTTTAATCCATTAAAGGCGAAGGATGATTTTTTTTCACCATATTTGTTCGTTGGAATGGGGTGTTACTTTTACGATGGAACTTTTGTGCCTGCAATCCCGTTCGGAGCAGGTGTGAAATTAGCAGCATCACCCCGTTTGACTATGGGGGTTGAACTCCAATTTTCTAAAACTTTTTACGATAAGTTGGACGGATATGCTAATTTAACTTCCAGTAAATCGGTATTCATTAATAACGACTGGTTTGTGTTTTACGGTTTGGTAGTATCCTATCGGTTGAAATTGGGGCAAAAAACTTGTCCTGCATACTTATAA
- a CDS encoding pyridoxine 5'-phosphate synthase → MTKLSVNINKIATIRNARGGNTPNVVEAAIRCEKFGAQGITVHPRPDERHIRYQDVRDLKKVVTTEFNIEGYPCKEFIDLVLEVVPTQVTLVPDPPTAITSNAGWDTKANKAFLTDAVKIFQQKGIRVSIFVDPDVEMVQHALETGTNRIELYTEPYATLYPQDRELAIKPFVEAAKEANRLGIGLNAGHDLSLENLAYFYKNIPGLDEVSIGHALISDALYLGMEETIKRYLNQLK, encoded by the coding sequence ATGACTAAGCTAAGTGTAAATATAAATAAAATTGCCACAATTCGAAACGCGCGTGGCGGGAATACCCCGAATGTTGTAGAGGCAGCCATTCGCTGCGAGAAATTCGGAGCGCAAGGCATTACCGTCCATCCTCGTCCCGACGAAAGGCATATCCGCTATCAGGATGTACGCGATTTAAAGAAGGTGGTGACCACCGAATTCAACATAGAGGGCTACCCCTGCAAGGAGTTCATCGACCTAGTGCTCGAGGTGGTGCCCACCCAGGTAACGCTTGTTCCAGACCCTCCTACTGCCATTACATCGAACGCGGGTTGGGACACAAAAGCCAACAAGGCATTCCTTACGGATGCGGTAAAGATCTTCCAGCAAAAGGGCATTCGGGTTTCGATATTTGTTGATCCGGATGTGGAGATGGTGCAGCACGCGCTAGAAACGGGCACAAACCGCATTGAACTCTACACCGAGCCCTACGCAACCCTATACCCTCAAGACCGGGAGCTTGCCATTAAGCCATTTGTTGAAGCCGCCAAAGAGGCCAACCGATTGGGGATTGGGCTAAATGCCGGTCACGACCTCAGCCTCGAAAACCTAGCATACTTCTACAAGAACATCCCCGGACTTGACGAAGTATCCATTGGGCATGCGCTCATATCCGACGCGCTATACCTGGGGATGGAGGAAACCATAAAGCGCTACCTCAACCAGTTGAAGTAG
- a CDS encoding 50S ribosomal protein L25/general stress protein Ctc, with translation MKNIELKGALRSELGKKGAKDIRRNALTPCNLYGNGGNINFTVVEKELKDILYTPNAYIIDLNIDGKSEKAVIREIQFHPVSDKVLHIDFYRVTEDKQVVIEIPVKLNGSSEGVKQGGKLTLTTRKIKVSAFVKDLPDTLDIDITNLGLGKTVMVGELDYPNLTLLNPKSTVVCAVKMTRAARGAAAAAALAAQQAGKKKK, from the coding sequence ATGAAAAACATCGAACTTAAGGGCGCTCTTCGTAGCGAACTTGGAAAGAAAGGTGCTAAGGACATTCGTCGTAATGCGCTTACTCCTTGCAACCTTTACGGTAATGGCGGAAACATCAACTTTACCGTAGTTGAGAAGGAACTTAAGGACATTCTGTACACTCCAAACGCTTACATTATCGACCTAAACATCGATGGTAAGAGCGAGAAGGCTGTTATCCGCGAAATTCAGTTTCACCCAGTTAGCGACAAGGTCCTTCACATCGACTTTTACCGTGTAACCGAGGATAAGCAAGTGGTAATCGAGATTCCCGTTAAGCTTAACGGTAGCTCGGAAGGTGTTAAGCAAGGTGGTAAGCTAACTCTTACAACTCGTAAGATTAAGGTTTCGGCTTTTGTTAAGGATCTACCTGATACGCTTGATATCGACATCACCAACCTTGGCCTTGGAAAGACTGTAATGGTTGGCGAGCTAGATTATCCTAACCTTACCCTTCTTAACCCAAAGAGCACCGTGGTTTGTGCTGTTAAGATGACTCGTGCCGCTCGTGGTGCTGCTGCAGCTGCTGCTCTTGCCGCTCAACAAGCTGGTAAGAAGAAGAAATAG
- a CDS encoding type I phosphomannose isomerase catalytic subunit, which yields MANLYPLKFSPILKERIWGGNKLSTVLGKKLPANKKIGESWELSAVEGDISVVTNGFLKGNDLQELVEVYMGDLVGEKVYEKFGEEFPLLIKLIDASDDLSIQVHPNDELAQKRHDSFGKTEMWYVVGHDKDAKIYVGFNQPVDKATYVKYLSEGKLADLLNVETSAKGDTFFIPSGRIHAIGKGNLIAEIQQTSNITYRMYDWGRVDDNGQPRELHTELAVDAIDYSFLPKYKTDYEAKENQSNTLVECPYFTTNLIKLNKGKGLETDYAMLDSFVIYMVLQGDVDLNYKNGVEAASAGDTLLIPATMEQVTISAKSDTEILEVYIKL from the coding sequence ATGGCAAACCTCTACCCACTAAAATTTAGCCCAATTCTCAAGGAGAGAATCTGGGGTGGCAACAAGCTGAGCACCGTTCTTGGAAAGAAACTTCCTGCAAATAAGAAAATCGGAGAGAGCTGGGAGCTATCGGCAGTAGAAGGTGATATCTCCGTTGTAACAAACGGCTTCCTAAAAGGGAACGACCTCCAGGAGCTCGTCGAAGTTTACATGGGCGACCTGGTTGGCGAAAAGGTGTACGAGAAATTTGGCGAGGAGTTTCCGCTGCTCATCAAGCTCATCGACGCCTCCGACGACCTATCCATTCAGGTTCACCCCAACGACGAGCTCGCGCAAAAGCGCCACGACTCCTTCGGGAAAACCGAGATGTGGTACGTTGTAGGGCACGACAAGGACGCGAAAATATACGTTGGCTTCAACCAACCGGTCGACAAGGCGACCTACGTGAAGTACCTCAGCGAAGGGAAGCTCGCCGACTTGCTCAACGTAGAGACCTCGGCAAAGGGCGACACCTTCTTTATCCCATCGGGAAGAATACACGCCATCGGGAAGGGAAACCTGATTGCCGAGATACAGCAAACCTCCAACATCACCTACCGCATGTACGACTGGGGGCGCGTAGACGACAACGGCCAACCCCGAGAACTGCATACCGAGCTCGCCGTCGACGCCATCGACTACAGCTTCCTGCCAAAGTACAAGACCGACTACGAGGCAAAGGAAAACCAATCGAATACGCTGGTAGAATGCCCCTACTTTACCACCAACCTGATAAAGCTCAACAAGGGCAAAGGGCTGGAAACCGACTACGCCATGCTCGACTCCTTCGTAATTTACATGGTGCTGCAGGGCGACGTCGACCTAAACTATAAGAATGGCGTAGAGGCAGCCAGCGCTGGCGATACCCTCCTGATACCAGCCACCATGGAGCAGGTGACCATATCGGCAAAAAGCGACACCGAAATACTTGAGGTGTACATAAAGCTATAG
- a CDS encoding isoprenyl transferase, whose protein sequence is MSVESVDKSRVPQHVAIIMDGNGRWARKLGNQRLFGHKKGVNSVITTVEIASELGVKYLTLYAFSTENWSRPKEEVDGLMSLLVSTIESETPNLNKNNIRLTAIGDLDSLPAGVSERLRKAISNTSENTGVVLTLALSYSARWEILKAVKDICREVRNGNLDIEAINEQSFPLYLTTRETPDPELIIRTSGEQRISNFLLWQCAYSEFYFSPVLWPDFNKEEFVKAIVDYQKRERRFGKTSDQVSK, encoded by the coding sequence ATGTCAGTTGAGTCTGTTGATAAGAGTAGAGTGCCGCAGCACGTTGCAATTATTATGGATGGAAACGGGAGATGGGCTAGAAAGTTAGGAAACCAACGCTTATTTGGTCACAAAAAGGGGGTGAACTCTGTTATAACAACGGTGGAGATTGCTTCGGAACTTGGAGTGAAATACCTTACCCTTTATGCTTTCTCGACTGAAAATTGGTCTCGTCCAAAGGAAGAGGTCGATGGTCTAATGTCCCTGTTGGTATCAACCATCGAATCAGAAACGCCCAACTTAAATAAGAATAACATAAGACTTACTGCAATTGGCGATTTAGATTCGCTCCCGGCAGGCGTGTCCGAAAGACTTCGTAAGGCTATCAGTAATACATCCGAGAATACAGGTGTGGTGCTTACCTTAGCACTCAGCTATAGTGCCCGATGGGAGATTCTAAAGGCTGTGAAGGATATTTGTCGGGAAGTAAGAAATGGCAACCTCGATATTGAAGCAATAAACGAGCAATCATTTCCGTTATATCTTACAACACGTGAAACGCCCGATCCAGAGTTGATCATTAGAACTAGTGGAGAGCAACGAATTAGCAACTTTTTGCTTTGGCAGTGTGCCTATTCAGAGTTCTATTTTTCGCCGGTATTGTGGCCCGATTTTAACAAAGAAGAGTTTGTAAAAGCCATCGTTGACTACCAGAAAAGGGAGCGACGTTTTGGTAAGACAAGTGACCAAGTGAGTAAGTAA
- a CDS encoding CBS domain-containing protein: MKLSADLVSDMIPALKITDTGGKALALMEVFKVSHLPVVDSNKLVGLISESDILDMNDPEVPISGYKLSCGSNFVEDNVPIFDVLSMASSLSLSVIPVVNAEKEYAGAISVSELVVKFAENSSFENQGGIIVLRMGIKDYSLAHVAQMVESNEAKILFSYLTIIPDSSMVELTIKVNTTDLTSIVQTFNRYSYNVVEVYNASNDMDDLLDERYDQLMKFLNL; the protein is encoded by the coding sequence ATGAAGTTATCTGCCGATTTGGTGTCTGATATGATTCCTGCGTTAAAAATTACCGACACAGGAGGTAAAGCCCTTGCGCTGATGGAGGTATTTAAGGTGTCGCATTTGCCGGTGGTGGATAGCAACAAGCTTGTAGGGCTGATTTCCGAGTCCGACATCCTCGATATGAACGACCCCGAAGTGCCAATAAGCGGCTACAAACTTAGCTGCGGGAGCAACTTCGTCGAGGATAATGTTCCAATTTTTGACGTTCTTTCAATGGCATCCAGCCTAAGCTTATCGGTTATCCCCGTTGTAAATGCCGAAAAGGAATACGCGGGGGCAATATCGGTGTCGGAACTAGTCGTAAAGTTTGCCGAAAACTCCTCGTTCGAGAATCAAGGCGGAATCATTGTTCTTCGGATGGGGATTAAGGATTACTCATTGGCACATGTGGCGCAAATGGTCGAGTCTAACGAGGCAAAGATTCTATTCTCCTACTTAACCATCATTCCCGACTCTTCGATGGTCGAGCTAACCATAAAGGTGAATACGACCGATCTTACCTCAATCGTACAAACCTTCAACCGCTATAGCTACAATGTAGTGGAGGTTTATAATGCAAGCAACGACATGGATGATCTGTTAGATGAGCGTTACGACCAGCTCATGAAATTCCTTAACCTGTAA
- the udk gene encoding uridine kinase: MLIIGIAGGTGSGKTTVVRKIVDLLPEGEVIVIPQDSYYKDSSHLPLEKRLEINFDHPESIEFDLLVEHIKKLKSGISVNQPIYSYLTCTRAEETVSIEPRHIVIVEGILIFTCQELRDLMDIKVFVDADADDRLSRVITRDIVERGRSVSKVLDRYDQTVKPMHLQFIEPTKRYADIIIPQGGNNEVGVNILKIFIEKNLRDHQEQ, from the coding sequence ATGCTAATTATTGGAATTGCAGGAGGGACTGGCTCCGGGAAGACGACCGTGGTTCGGAAAATTGTGGATTTGCTCCCCGAGGGGGAGGTTATCGTTATCCCTCAGGACTCGTACTACAAGGATAGCAGCCATCTTCCGCTGGAGAAGAGGCTTGAGATCAACTTCGACCACCCCGAGTCCATCGAGTTCGACCTGCTTGTTGAACATATCAAAAAGCTGAAGTCGGGCATTTCCGTCAATCAGCCCATCTACTCCTACCTCACCTGCACGCGCGCCGAGGAGACCGTTTCGATTGAGCCCCGCCACATCGTCATCGTCGAGGGTATCCTGATCTTTACCTGCCAGGAGCTGCGCGACCTGATGGACATTAAGGTTTTTGTGGATGCCGATGCCGACGACCGGCTGAGCCGCGTTATTACTCGCGACATCGTGGAGCGCGGGCGTTCGGTGAGCAAGGTGCTCGACCGCTACGACCAGACCGTTAAGCCCATGCACCTCCAGTTTATTGAGCCTACCAAGCGCTACGCCGACATCATCATCCCCCAAGGCGGCAACAACGAGGTGGGCGTAAACATCCTCAAGATATTCATCGAAAAGAACCTCCGCGATCACCAAGAACAGTAG
- a CDS encoding RNA-binding S4 domain-containing protein → MAEVTSVRIDKWLWSIRAFKTRTDAADACKLGRVTINGGQAKASRDVKVNDIIGVKKMPVVYTFKVLALVANRQPAKSVYLYAENLTPEEELEKLTMNRTVIFVQRDRGTGRPTKRDRREIDDLMENYYWGREGSDE, encoded by the coding sequence ATGGCAGAAGTAACCTCTGTACGAATCGACAAGTGGCTATGGTCCATCCGCGCCTTTAAGACGCGCACGGATGCGGCCGATGCCTGCAAGCTGGGGCGCGTAACCATCAACGGGGGGCAGGCCAAGGCTTCGCGCGACGTGAAGGTGAACGACATCATCGGGGTGAAGAAGATGCCCGTGGTGTACACCTTTAAGGTGCTGGCGCTTGTTGCCAACCGGCAGCCGGCCAAGAGCGTGTACCTCTACGCCGAGAACCTTACCCCCGAGGAGGAGCTCGAAAAGCTGACGATGAATCGCACCGTGATCTTCGTGCAGCGCGATAGGGGAACCGGGCGCCCAACCAAGCGCGATCGCCGCGAGATTGACGACCTAATGGAAAATTACTACTGGGGCAGGGAGGGCTCCGACGAATGA
- a CDS encoding 3'-5' exonuclease — protein sequence MLKHINLKNVIFLDIETVPLFESYGAMPDVFRELWDRKAASLVREAQTPEDIYQRAGIYAEFGRVVCISMGGFAEKDGAMTFRVKSFFGVDEAEILRGFAEALGRFTSKKGTYICAHNGKEFDFPYIARRMIVNGLELPSILDVAGKKPWEVPFLDTLELWKFGDYKHYTSLHLLTTILNIPTPKDDIDGSMVAAVYYNEGDIRRIASYCEKDVIAVAQIMQRYKGEAILDRDRVEVVP from the coding sequence ATGCTCAAGCACATCAACCTGAAGAACGTCATCTTTTTGGATATCGAAACCGTTCCGCTGTTCGAAAGCTACGGGGCTATGCCCGATGTTTTCCGGGAACTGTGGGATCGGAAGGCTGCCTCGCTGGTAAGGGAGGCGCAAACTCCCGAGGATATCTACCAGCGCGCCGGTATTTACGCTGAGTTTGGGCGCGTAGTCTGCATCTCCATGGGGGGGTTCGCCGAAAAGGATGGCGCGATGACCTTTAGGGTTAAGTCGTTTTTTGGGGTTGATGAGGCGGAAATTCTACGGGGATTTGCCGAGGCGCTGGGCCGCTTTACCTCGAAAAAGGGGACCTACATCTGCGCCCATAATGGCAAGGAGTTCGACTTTCCGTACATCGCCCGGCGGATGATTGTTAACGGCTTGGAACTGCCCTCCATTCTCGACGTTGCCGGCAAAAAGCCCTGGGAGGTGCCATTCCTGGATACGCTCGAACTTTGGAAGTTCGGCGACTACAAGCACTACACCTCGCTGCATCTGCTCACCACCATCCTAAACATCCCAACGCCTAAAGACGATATCGATGGGAGCATGGTGGCTGCTGTGTACTACAACGAAGGGGACATCCGGCGAATTGCATCGTACTGCGAGAAGGATGTGATTGCCGTGGCGCAAATCATGCAGCGCTATAAGGGCGAAGCAATCCTAGATAGAGATCGGGTGGAGGTGGTACCCTAG
- a CDS encoding alpha/beta fold hydrolase, with protein MKLFSRHTGNGYPLIIVHGLYGSSDNWLSVAKMLEKHFSIYLVDLRNHGSSPHSPLHSYEAMALDLNEFIEDNCIEKPILVGHSMGGKVVMQLGLMYPSKVRRMVVVDISPLGSTNARHKRHIFEEHRSIISILQHLPLESISSYKEADTLLGEHIASERLRGFLLKSLSRRQAGFRWKFNLDVLAEQLESIMSGFDLSNPAHVNQSSFPMLFIKGAESDYIDDGDRDAIRRFYPESEVVVIGNAGHWVHAEQQEQFVAVLMAFCRNEAYFLFE; from the coding sequence ATGAAGTTATTCTCGCGGCATACTGGCAACGGGTACCCTTTAATCATTGTACACGGGCTTTACGGCTCGTCGGACAACTGGCTATCGGTTGCCAAGATGCTAGAGAAGCACTTCAGCATCTACCTTGTCGACCTTAGGAACCACGGCAGCTCGCCCCACTCCCCCCTCCACAGCTACGAGGCAATGGCGCTAGATCTAAACGAATTCATCGAGGATAATTGTATTGAAAAGCCTATTCTAGTTGGGCACTCGATGGGTGGAAAGGTGGTAATGCAGCTCGGCTTAATGTACCCCAGCAAGGTTCGGCGAATGGTGGTGGTCGACATTTCGCCCCTTGGCAGCACCAACGCCCGCCATAAGCGGCACATCTTCGAGGAGCATAGGAGCATCATCTCCATTCTGCAGCACCTCCCCCTAGAATCCATCAGCAGCTACAAGGAGGCGGACACCCTACTCGGCGAGCATATCGCCTCGGAAAGGCTTCGCGGCTTTCTGCTGAAGAGCTTAAGCCGTAGGCAAGCGGGCTTTCGGTGGAAGTTCAACCTCGATGTCCTTGCCGAACAGCTGGAGAGCATCATGAGCGGATTCGACCTCAGCAACCCCGCGCACGTCAACCAGAGCAGCTTTCCGATGCTGTTTATTAAAGGTGCCGAGTCGGACTACATTGACGATGGCGATCGGGATGCGATTCGTCGTTTCTACCCCGAATCGGAAGTGGTGGTAATCGGCAACGCCGGGCACTGGGTTCATGCCGAGCAGCAGGAGCAATTCGTCGCCGTTCTGATGGCGTTTTGCCGCAACGAAGCATACTTTCTTTTCGAATAA
- a CDS encoding ferritin family protein — translation MSVTKSVLTAQKEEITGYTIYNKLAEAEKDPHNAQLFRDIAQQELRHYNALKDISGVDIEPNRWSTFRSYFITRTLGLTFGVKLMEKNEQSAQKAYAELEPLYPFVAQIREDEEKHEHQLIDMINEEKLKYVGRWRGGCAEVGHLHRHCLPDYRSAAGGALPAARQRADGPRLHDCHCHLHHLHL, via the coding sequence ATGAGCGTAACCAAGAGCGTTCTTACTGCTCAAAAGGAAGAAATAACCGGCTACACCATCTACAATAAGCTGGCGGAAGCGGAAAAGGATCCGCACAACGCCCAGCTTTTCCGCGATATCGCCCAGCAGGAGCTGAGGCACTACAACGCCCTTAAGGATATCTCGGGGGTCGACATCGAGCCCAACAGATGGAGTACGTTCAGGAGCTACTTCATCACCCGAACGCTGGGGCTCACCTTCGGCGTAAAGCTGATGGAGAAGAACGAGCAGAGCGCCCAAAAGGCCTACGCCGAACTCGAACCCCTCTACCCCTTCGTCGCCCAGATACGCGAGGATGAGGAGAAGCACGAGCACCAGCTCATCGACATGATCAACGAGGAGAAGCTCAAGTACGTGGGCCGATGGCGAGGAGGATGCGCTGAAGTCGGCCACCTACACCGGCATTGCCTACCTGATTACCGTAGCGCTGCTGGTGGCGCCCTACCTGCTGCTCGACAGCGGGCTGATGGCCCTAGGCTGCATGATTGCCATTGCCATCTTCATCATCTTCATCTTTAA
- a CDS encoding DUF6089 family protein, with translation MRRSLVVILFISISWVGYSQVNQKTVKEFGVGLSMLTGYTDIGGAEGASAQSITEFSQMSKRVGVVGYYKYNINPRYSIKLNGTVGLLAGTDKGSRNEGRGYSFSSFILDVSVIGVYYIVAEKEPFFFKSSLRRQGWSRNVYPSLYIQAGIGACIYTPSPNDKLKNATLVGYEGGKTATPVFPVGLGSTLPISRDVRFFLETNYVFTLTDYLDGYNNPLYSKSKDSYMTITAGLVYQIGNEKTNWRKSRLYRR, from the coding sequence ATGAGAAGGTCGCTGGTTGTTATACTGTTTATCTCAATTTCTTGGGTAGGTTATTCTCAAGTTAACCAAAAGACGGTTAAGGAATTTGGGGTTGGTTTGTCAATGCTTACTGGATACACTGATATCGGTGGGGCAGAGGGGGCAAGTGCTCAAAGTATTACTGAGTTTTCCCAAATGTCAAAGAGAGTAGGTGTTGTCGGGTACTACAAGTACAATATTAATCCTAGGTATTCTATTAAGCTTAATGGAACCGTTGGGTTACTTGCTGGTACCGATAAGGGGTCGAGAAATGAGGGAAGAGGTTATAGCTTTTCTTCGTTTATACTAGATGTCTCTGTTATTGGAGTGTATTATATCGTAGCGGAAAAGGAACCTTTCTTTTTTAAGTCTTCGCTTCGGCGACAAGGATGGAGTAGGAATGTATATCCATCACTTTACATTCAGGCGGGGATCGGGGCATGCATATATACACCATCACCAAATGATAAGCTTAAAAACGCTACTTTAGTTGGCTATGAAGGAGGAAAAACAGCAACACCTGTCTTTCCTGTAGGGTTGGGAAGCACTTTGCCAATATCACGGGATGTCCGCTTTTTTCTTGAAACAAACTATGTTTTCACCTTGACGGATTACCTTGATGGTTATAACAATCCGCTATATTCAAAAAGTAAAGATTCTTATATGACAATAACTGCTGGACTTGTTTACCAAATTGGAAATGAGAAAACGAACTGGAGAAAGTCACGATTGTATCGACGGTAA
- a CDS encoding NAD(+)/NADH kinase, giving the protein MMEDRIRIAVYGRPLSSPRISDILQFLSKLNTISTLYISKDFLDSLSSFTIAHGHTYLGADDFPEVDVLVSIGGDGTLLDCVSLVRDTNIPIWGINIGRLGFLTYTSLDDVDDALEALLNKEYVIESRSMIEVETGSSRPSFPSALNEVTVQKQDASMITVHAYIDEEFLGTYWADGVIVATPTGSTAYSMSIGGPIVDPNSNVFVVSPIAPHNLNMRPLVLPDTSKLRLEVESRTGYAIWSMDNHRFVVPSGASLHLKKSETCIKFIKFRGGNFCINLRNKLLWGLDKRN; this is encoded by the coding sequence ATGATGGAAGATCGCATTCGCATCGCCGTATACGGGCGTCCCCTTAGCAGCCCCCGAATTTCAGATATTCTTCAGTTCCTCTCAAAGCTCAATACCATTTCGACGTTGTACATATCCAAAGACTTTCTTGATTCGCTAAGCAGCTTCACCATCGCCCACGGGCATACGTACCTAGGTGCTGACGATTTTCCAGAGGTTGACGTGCTGGTAAGCATTGGGGGTGATGGAACATTGCTCGATTGCGTTTCGCTGGTTCGCGATACCAATATTCCAATCTGGGGGATAAACATTGGCAGGTTGGGTTTCTTAACTTATACCTCACTAGACGATGTTGACGATGCCCTCGAAGCCTTATTGAATAAGGAGTACGTCATCGAGTCTCGTTCAATGATCGAGGTAGAAACTGGCAGCTCCCGTCCATCCTTCCCCTCCGCCCTGAATGAGGTAACGGTACAGAAGCAGGATGCCTCGATGATTACCGTTCATGCATATATTGATGAAGAGTTCTTGGGTACTTACTGGGCTGATGGCGTTATTGTGGCAACACCAACCGGTTCTACCGCCTATTCGATGAGTATTGGAGGGCCGATTGTAGATCCTAATTCAAACGTATTTGTTGTTTCTCCCATAGCTCCGCATAATCTAAACATGCGACCTTTAGTGCTCCCCGACACCTCTAAGCTACGTTTAGAGGTCGAATCCCGTACAGGGTATGCAATCTGGTCTATGGATAACCATAGGTTCGTTGTTCCTAGTGGGGCGTCGCTTCACCTGAAGAAATCGGAAACTTGTATAAAATTTATTAAGTTTAGAGGAGGTAATTTTTGTATTAATCTAAGGAATAAACTTTTGTGGGGACTCGATAAGCGGAATTAG
- the pth gene encoding aminoacyl-tRNA hydrolase, which produces MKYLIVGLGNIGDEYVNTRHNIGFKVVEAFAKAADATFTTKRYGDVAEAKLKGRTYILLKPSTYMNLSGKAVSYWMQAEKIPLENVFVIVDDLALPMGSIRIREKGSDGGHNGLKHINEILGTQAYARLRFGIGDAFAKGKQVDYVLGRWTEEEEKLLPALIDHSVEAIKGFGTIGLARTMNFYNKK; this is translated from the coding sequence TTGAAGTACCTAATTGTTGGCCTAGGGAATATTGGCGATGAGTACGTAAATACCCGCCATAACATAGGCTTTAAGGTGGTGGAGGCCTTTGCCAAGGCGGCCGATGCAACCTTTACCACCAAGCGATACGGCGATGTGGCCGAGGCGAAGCTTAAGGGGCGAACGTACATCCTGCTGAAACCATCGACCTACATGAACCTGAGCGGAAAGGCCGTGAGCTACTGGATGCAGGCCGAGAAGATTCCGCTCGAAAACGTGTTTGTTATTGTTGACGATCTTGCGCTGCCCATGGGCTCCATCCGCATCCGCGAAAAGGGAAGCGATGGCGGCCATAACGGACTGAAGCATATCAACGAGATACTGGGAACGCAAGCTTACGCCCGCCTGCGCTTCGGCATTGGTGATGCGTTTGCCAAGGGCAAGCAGGTGGACTACGTGCTGGGCCGCTGGACCGAGGAGGAGGAGAAGCTCCTTCCGGCGCTCATCGACCATAGCGTTGAGGCCATCAAGGGCTTTGGCACCATTGGGCTGGCGCGAACGATGAACTTTTACAACAAAAAGTAG